TGCTCGCCATGATTCAGGCGGTCTCGTATCATGCGGCCATGAACGAACTGTTCCTGCATGTAATGTACGCGGTATTTTTCCTGATCGGAGCCTATTTTGCCGGCAAAAAGCCTGGTTCAACCATCCTGCTGTACGGGTTGCTTGTGTCGGGGTATGTCCTGGTCATCCACGGTTTTTTGAACTGGTTCGGCAATGCGCATTATCGGGATGCCGTTCTTGGCAACCGGCTGTCCGGCGTGTTTCAATATCCGAATACGTACGCCGCTTACCTGATTGGCCTTTTGCTGGCCAGCCTTGTTGTAATGGTAGCCGCCAAAAAGTGGTATTGGATTATCGCGCATGCGCTGATGCTGGTTCCCATTTTTGTCTCGCTTCTATTGACGTTGTCCCGCGGCGGGCTGGTCGTGTTGCCGATAGCGGTAATTGTTTGTCTGTTGTTCCTGCCATGGCGAAAGCAACTGTTTGTCTTGTTGTATCTGGTTTTGGCGGCAGTACCCGCCTTGGCGGTATTCGGCAAATTGACGGCCATTCGAACGCAGCTGGCGGCAAAATTCGCCGCTTCCGTTTCGCAGCAAGGCTGGTTCATCCTGATACTATGCTCGTTAGCTGTGGCAATCGTCGTTTGGGCTATCCACAGATTTGCGGCGATCCCGTGGTTCCGGAAAAATCCGGCGATTAAAAAATTCCGTCCGGCCAACGCGGTCATCCCCTGCATCCTGTTCGTATCGGCCTTGGCGGGGGCTTATCTGTTGTTTGGCAATAGCGGCTTGGCCGAGAAACTGCCGAACGGGCTGAAACAGCGGATTGAAAGCGTCAGCCTGGAAGATAGCAGCATAGCCGGTAGGGCGGTGTTCTACAAGGATTCGTTCAAAATATTGCAAGATTACCCCGTGCTGGGAGCCGCCGGCGGCGC
The Bacilli bacterium genome window above contains:
- a CDS encoding O-antigen ligase family protein → MKKTIAKTSSRTSSFAETRSVLFWLIMAFTVAFMFIAPFARGLFNGGLISFERPIYIALAWSAAALFLLAIHFFTHWKMNHHRDLLSLAVWLIPLCYLLAMIQAVSYHAAMNELFLHVMYAVFFLIGAYFAGKKPGSTILLYGLLVSGYVLVIHGFLNWFGNAHYRDAVLGNRLSGVFQYPNTYAAYLIGLLLASLVVMVAAKKWYWIIAHALMLVPIFVSLLLTLSRGGLVVLPIAVIVCLLFLPWRKQLFVLLYLVLAAVPALAVFGKLTAIRTQLAAKFAASVSQQGWFILILCSLAVAIVVWAIHRFAAIPWFRKNPAIKKFRPANAVIPCILFVSALAGAYLLFGNSGLAEKLPNGLKQRIESVSLEDSSIAGRAVFYKDSFKILQDYPVLGAAGGAWASLYPAYQSYPYTSRQTHNVISQILVETGLIGAIVFIFFLGYLCFIYIRGERGDEPDESKLAFPVFAFALLIHSAIDFDMSYVFLSALVFLCLGTMASATAAGKR